One Chitinivibrionales bacterium genomic window, GCAGACGACAACAACATTAGTATTTGCGGGAATGGTTGAGCCGTCAGCCGAATAAGTGGCATTCGGACACACCGCCTGGATTGCTCCCCGGAGCGTCAGCCCGGTAGGAGGGGTCCTCTTCGGGTTGTCATCCCAGCCGCTTGGCCAATCCATGCACCAGCCGCCGCACTGCATATACATGTCGTCGGCGAATTCTCCGACAACACAGACGTTCGCGGTAGTACTAAGAGGAAGCGGTTTTGTTCCGTTAAACGCATCGTTCTTAAGCAACACCATTGATCTCCGCACGCATTCGCGGGCGACTGCCGTATGCGCAGCACACTTGATAAGAGGGAGATATGCACGGTTTGCAAGCGAATTCTGCATCAGGTTGAGGCGCAGCTTGATGCGAAGGATGCGTTTGCAGGCGTCGTCCAGGCGCCCTGCGGCCGCGCCCTGAACGGCAGTGTAAACGCCCTGCGGGCCTGCGTTGTCTGGTTCCATGATGTTGTCGACGCCGTCGTTGAAGCTGCCGACCAGGTTGGAATTTGATGCATCCCAGTCGCCAACGACAAACCCGTCGAATTTCCAGGCGGTCTTCAACGTGTCGGTCAGCAATGCCGGACAAAAATGCGATGGAGTACCTAGCCACGAGCACATACCGGCCATCACAACAGCAAGACCATTGTCAACACAGACTTTGAAGGACGGGAGATGGATCCTGGCCATGACGGCGGGTGTACCTGTTGCACAATTGCCGGCGTTTACGCCGCCAACTGCACCTCCACCACCCGCCATATGCTTTGTGGTTGCCGCAACGGCGGATGGCGCTGAAAGGTCGGTCCCCTGAAAACCGCGCACAGCGCCTCTTACCATAGGAACCGTGCCGTCCGGAGATTCGTCCCATCCCTCGTAATACCGCCCCCACACGATGTTTCGCGGAACATCCACCACCGGTGCGAATGCCCAATTGATGCCCATGCCCCTTAATTCGATGGCGGTGATTCTTTCTTCAAGTTCGGCCAGAAGGGGATTGCGTGTGCATCCCATGCCTATGTTGTGGGGAAACATGGTACCACTCGGCGGCGAGATAAATCCATGTACTGCGTCAATGGCGACTAATTTTGGAGTTCCTTGGGCAGCGATGGTGCCTGATTGCCAGCTATCACAGAGATTGGCATTATCTGAGCAGGCAGGACCGCCATTGCCGACGCCGTAAAAAATCGTCCCCCAATTGTTATTTGTAGCGTATTGAACGCCTTGGCAAACCTGGTAGGCTTTCCATGAAACCGACTTGCCGGTCATTATGGTGGTGATCTCCGCTTCTACATCACGGGTGGTGATGGCGATATCTCCAACATCGCCGGTAAAGGCGTCAATGGGTTTGAATGCAGCGTTAAAGTTAGTCTTTCCGGCACGGACGGTATCAACGGAGGCCATTTTTTTGGGCAAGCCGGCATTTTGGAAAAGCCTATCAGCGGTGGTCAAGCCACCCTTGCCCGATTTGGATGTGTAAAGGAGTTTTGTGGATTGAACTTCGGATCCGTTTGCCACCTGTACCACATAAGCTTGGCAGGCAAGAGGACTGCTCACGAGTGAAAAGGGGCTGCACTGCCATGTACCGTTTTGCAGGATGTTGTTGAAAACCGTCTGAACCCTGCGGCCGTCAAGCGAAAATAAATTGATGGCGACCTTTTTTGTTCCGGAAACATGGAATTGAATCAGGCTTCCCTGGGCAGTCAAATTCAGGCTTTTTCCTAAAAGGTTTTCATTGACATTTCTGTCCTTGGATACTCCGGTACCTGGGCAATAATACATTTGCAGGTTTTTTACATCCCATTCGGTGGGGCCGGGAAGACTGAATCGGCCATCGGAACAAGTGTATGCATAAATGAGCCTGTTGTTGATGCTGGTATACATCACCGTCGCATCGGCAACCGGCGCGCCGCTTCCATCCACGACGCGACCGGTTATGGCGGCACCTGCCGGCATCGTGCTCATCAATAACGTAAAAGAGAATAATGATAGCAAAAAATATTTTTTCATCCTTTTCCTCCTGTTTTTTCTTTACCCGTCAATAAATGCTAAAAACTATTTGTTGAGAAAAATATTTTTCCCGGCCTCCTTTCCCAGTAATGAATTGCTGGTAAAAAATCCTATTTAAATTTTACTTTTTGCGTTTAGTAGATAATGCTGTTTTATTATAATAGATGGATCATCGTTACAGACTGGGTAGCTTCTATAATAATATATCAAAAAAATTGCCCTTTAACACATTCTTTTACAACAAATTTGAAAAAAATGAATGGAACATATTCTAAGGATTTATCAATAATAAAAATCCTGGAAACAAATAATTTCGATAACGAATTGATATTGGGATGGATGGAAAGCGATTTCAATTCGCCATTTTATCATCAATAACTCAATGTTGGCTTATTTTCTTGCCGGGAAGGTTTTATGGAAAAAATTATCTTGAAGATAAATAATTTTTCAAATGGTGCAATATTGTTTGCGGCTTATGCAGCAGCATAAACCGGTGCCACATTCTAAGCCCCTTCCGGTAGCTTGATTCAATTTCATGTTTTGAAAACTCCGGATAAGAAAGCGGTGTTGTTCCGGCGCCGTTGAATTCCTCATAAGAATTGTTTACTAACCATCCGTTTTTCTGCGCTATTTTGTAAAATACAGTGCCGGGATAAGGCGTTGCCGTGCTGAATTGGACTGTATCTGGGTTCAAGGACAGCACAAACTTGACTGTTTCCATGACGGTCTTTTTCGTGTCGCCGGGAAGGCCGATCATGATTGTCGCATGACGCTTGATCCGGTGGCGCCGCAGTGTCGCAAACGTTTCTTTAATTTGCTTAAGTGTTATTCCCTTTGGAATCGTGTCAAGAATACTCTGTATGCCACTTTCGACACCGAGTTTTATCGCCCGGCAACCCGCTTTTGCCATCCATGTGGCGCATTCCTCGCTCACGGGAACATTACCCATGCAGCTCCAGGATATGCCCCGAACGCGTTCGCATATTTCCCTGCAAAGCGCAATAAGGTGCGCCGGCTGCACGGTGAGCGTGTCGTCATCAAATAATATCTCGCTTGGATGATATCGTTTGACAAGATATAACATTTCATCAACGACCTGTGCCACGTTTCTTGTTCTATATTTTGTTTTTCCGATGTAGGGGGCGAGCGAACAGAACGAACATGCATGGGTGCAGCCCTTTGATGAAAGCAGGGTGATATTGAATCCACGCGAAAACGGGTCATGATATTGTTTGAGGGGCAGTTCATCACGTAGCGGGTAGGGCAGCAAATCAAGGTTGTCGAGAATGGGGGCATAAACAGGAGCGGGATTTGCTACGGTTCCAACGTAGGGAGGAAGGGCCGATTTACCTTCAAGCGATTCGACAAAATCGGCAATAAGATATTCATATTCACCACAAAACACGTAATCGAACCCTGCATCAAGGTGTTGCCGGGGCAGGGCGGTTGCATGAAAACCTGCCGCACAGAGCGGGGTCCCCTTAAGCTGTTTTACCGTATCCATATCGGCGGAGAAGCTCGGCGCGCTTGTTTCCATGATAATAAGGCCAGGAGAGAATGATGAAATGAATTGAAGCAGCGCTGTGATGTCCCATTGCAAAACGGGGCAATCTTTGATTGCAACCGTATGGCCTGCCTGCTTTAGTCTCGCACCGGCATAGGCGAGAGCGAACGGAAATGGAAAATAAAGGCCGCGTTTTGTCAGCAGCTTCCGCCTGTGGGGCCACCGTGAACCGGCGCGGACGAATTCATTGCCGGGAGGATTAAGAAGAAGGATATTCATAATATCATCACTGGATTTTCATTTTCGATGGCTTGACAATAAAATGCATGATACCAACCATGACGAGGTAGCATCCGAACAGCGTTAACAGAGTAAGGGAACGTGATGAAACCGCGAACGCAGCAAAAGCCTCCTTGGTAACGCCGTAATGGTGAAGAAGGTAGAGAAGAGTCACTTCCGTAATGCCGAGACCCAACGGCACGAATGAAAGAACCATGATAACTCCCGAAAGGGTTATCATCTCGAAAAGGAGAAATATGGAAATGTGCGCTGATGATTCCTCAAGAAGAATCCTCGTGAGCACGACAAGAAAAATGTACGAAATTATCGACAGGGCCATTATCACGAAATATCGTTTTCCAAGTTTTTTTACCTCATAGCTGACTTTTTCCGCAAACGATAAAAGTGTGCAGAATGCTTTCCGAAGAGAAAAAAAAGTGCCATGACACTCATGCTCCAGGCCGTCCAAGATCCTCTGAAGGACGGCGCGCCAGAAAGCGTTGTTTCCAAGAAGGAAAAAAGCGCCTGAAATTCCTGTAAATACCGAACAGGAAAAAAGTATTCCAGTCAAAGATAAATTTTGTAGAACAAGAAGTCCGATCACACCAAACAGTAATTGCATGTAAAACTCAACCATCTTGTCGACGATAATTGCAAGGCCGATTTCCTTCACTCGATATTCTTTTAGAAGAAACGGCGCAAAATCGCCGAGCCGGGCAGGAGTAAGGCTGCCTCCGGTTTTTGACAGAAAATAAACATACGCCACCTCTTTGAGCGGTATCGAAGCGCCGATGATGAGTTTATACCGAAAAATGCCAACGCCGAATGAAAAAATCATGAGGAGAACGCATTCAATCAGCGGAAGCGCTTTCATGGAACCGAGAACCGTCCAGACAATTTTCCAATTGACTATTCTGACAAAAAGAACGGTAAAGATAACAAGCAGGACAAATCCGACAATGGTTTTTATTGAAATTTTCTTTATGCCGGGCATGCGGTTATTTCCTGCCAATATAAAGAAGCTGCGCGCCGGAAGCATGTTGGAGCAGCGGTTGCAGAAATCGTGGGAACAGAAAGCTGACGGTGAACAGATCGTGGTTGTATGACCGCGCGACAAGGGTTGAAAAGCCGAAGCAGGCAAACAGAAATTCAAGGGAACGTTTTGTGAAGGGCCGTTTATGGGTGATGTCGTTGAAAAAGGCGAACTTGTACTTTTCGATGTCCGGCACGGTGACAAAGACAATGCCGTTTTTTTTCAAAATGCGGTATATTTCTGAAGCGATTTCCTCCGGATTGGAAAGATGCTCGAGCGTTGAGCAGATAAGGACGATATCACAGCTTGCATCAGGCAATGCAACGGGGCCCTTTTCCACGTCGGCGCAGATGAATTCGATGCTGTTTTCTTTGCATTTCTCCTTGAAGAAATCGTCAAAGTCGATGGCGATCCGCCGATTCACCTCGGGGCCGTTGTAACTGAGCATCCATCCGTCATAGGCGCCGATGTCTGCAACCGACAGCCCTTTGGCATTGGGGAAAAAGGTGTTAACGATATACCACAAATTAAACGCAT contains:
- a CDS encoding glycoside hydrolase family 3 N-terminal domain-containing protein; this translates as MKKYFLLSLFSFTLLMSTMPAGAAITGRVVDGSGAPVADATVMYTSINNRLIYAYTCSDGRFSLPGPTEWDVKNLQMYYCPGTGVSKDRNVNENLLGKSLNLTAQGSLIQFHVSGTKKVAINLFSLDGRRVQTVFNNILQNGTWQCSPFSLVSSPLACQAYVVQVANGSEVQSTKLLYTSKSGKGGLTTADRLFQNAGLPKKMASVDTVRAGKTNFNAAFKPIDAFTGDVGDIAITTRDVEAEITTIMTGKSVSWKAYQVCQGVQYATNNNWGTIFYGVGNGGPACSDNANLCDSWQSGTIAAQGTPKLVAIDAVHGFISPPSGTMFPHNIGMGCTRNPLLAELEERITAIELRGMGINWAFAPVVDVPRNIVWGRYYEGWDESPDGTVPMVRGAVRGFQGTDLSAPSAVAATTKHMAGGGGAVGGVNAGNCATGTPAVMARIHLPSFKVCVDNGLAVVMAGMCSWLGTPSHFCPALLTDTLKTAWKFDGFVVGDWDASNSNLVGSFNDGVDNIMEPDNAGPQGVYTAVQGAAAGRLDDACKRILRIKLRLNLMQNSLANRAYLPLIKCAAHTAVARECVRRSMVLLKNDAFNGTKPLPLSTTANVCVVGEFADDMYMQCGGWCMDWPSGWDDNPKRTPPTGLTLRGAIQAVCPNATYSADGSTIPANTNVVVVCVGEVPYAEGGGDIPTQPSTLTQAHKDLITTCVASGKPVVVVLYSGRPIIITDDIAKVPAWVAAWLPGPEGEGMADILFSVNGEKPTGKLSHTWPVSLAQNPINGNAPDGQPYGDVTGTGGTPLFPYGFGLTY
- a CDS encoding radical SAM protein — translated: MNILLLNPPGNEFVRAGSRWPHRRKLLTKRGLYFPFPFALAYAGARLKQAGHTVAIKDCPVLQWDITALLQFISSFSPGLIIMETSAPSFSADMDTVKQLKGTPLCAAGFHATALPRQHLDAGFDYVFCGEYEYLIADFVESLEGKSALPPYVGTVANPAPVYAPILDNLDLLPYPLRDELPLKQYHDPFSRGFNITLLSSKGCTHACSFCSLAPYIGKTKYRTRNVAQVVDEMLYLVKRYHPSEILFDDDTLTVQPAHLIALCREICERVRGISWSCMGNVPVSEECATWMAKAGCRAIKLGVESGIQSILDTIPKGITLKQIKETFATLRRHRIKRHATIMIGLPGDTKKTVMETVKFVLSLNPDTVQFSTATPYPGTVFYKIAQKNGWLVNNSYEEFNGAGTTPLSYPEFSKHEIESSYRKGLRMWHRFMLLHKPQTILHHLKNYLSSR
- a CDS encoding lysylphosphatidylglycerol synthase transmembrane domain-containing protein, which codes for MPGIKKISIKTIVGFVLLVIFTVLFVRIVNWKIVWTVLGSMKALPLIECVLLMIFSFGVGIFRYKLIIGASIPLKEVAYVYFLSKTGGSLTPARLGDFAPFLLKEYRVKEIGLAIIVDKMVEFYMQLLFGVIGLLVLQNLSLTGILFSCSVFTGISGAFFLLGNNAFWRAVLQRILDGLEHECHGTFFSLRKAFCTLLSFAEKVSYEVKKLGKRYFVIMALSIISYIFLVVLTRILLEESSAHISIFLLFEMITLSGVIMVLSFVPLGLGITEVTLLYLLHHYGVTKEAFAAFAVSSRSLTLLTLFGCYLVMVGIMHFIVKPSKMKIQ
- a CDS encoding class I SAM-dependent methyltransferase; protein product: MSRLQKKAEKIGQKNFHAFNLWYIVNTFFPNAKGLSVADIGAYDGWMLSYNGPEVNRRIAIDFDDFFKEKCKENSIEFICADVEKGPVALPDASCDIVLICSTLEHLSNPEEIASEIYRILKKNGIVFVTVPDIEKYKFAFFNDITHKRPFTKRSLEFLFACFGFSTLVARSYNHDLFTVSFLFPRFLQPLLQHASGAQLLYIGRK